In the Arachis hypogaea cultivar Tifrunner chromosome 20, arahy.Tifrunner.gnm2.J5K5, whole genome shotgun sequence genome, tattaatttttagtcaTTTTAGTAAGTTAAACAAATACTTTTAGATAATATAGTAATCACTATATATTCTAAccaaaaaatgattaaataattttttatttttatacttttaaaattaaatattaatttttattttttttagtaaattagaCAAATACTTTTAGACATCATAACAATTACTATATATTCCAActaaaaaatgattaaataaaattttttatcttgattTAACAGCTGACATTCAACTTTTATTACAAagaatttactttatttttagttaCCACGATATTTCTATTAAGGGTCTATCTGATTAATGGATTACTGCATGTACAAGACGAGATTAGAACTCTCGATATTTATTTAAGTGGATGAGTGAGCTAACTATTCGACCGACCCAAATTGATTTACAAAGAACTTAatcattttaagaaaaaaaattcaagagccacaaaatttattattttttgttaatattttagttattagtCTAATTCTTTTACAGCCTAATGGtataaaattgaattgaataattCTGTTGTTTAAAATGcttatcaaataatttaaaattttataacggACAATTTCATTCTTTATTAAtacaatatcatatttaaataataaatatatttatttattaaattatatatgaaataattaaaaaattaaattttttaactaaaattttctCCAACTAAAATTTGTTCACTttttaagaaaaacaaaaattagattaatctaaaaatattaaacttaaaaagcattgttattaattaaaaaaaataaaataattctcgATAGTTGATTTCAATGATAAactaacaacaaaaaaataacCATGAACtattaagaattaatttattgAGTGCTCTAATGACATAACAAGTAAAAAAAGGTTAGTTATTAACAGTAAATTATaacaactaattaatattattaaaataaaacaaaattatgtctttttttGTTAGTGACATAATTGACACAACTCCACTTAAAATATTTAGACGTAACAGATTGACAAATGATTGGTGTTATTAATCTAAGTTAAACACGTCAAAATTATACGTGTGGATATTTCTTTTAGATCTACATAGTAGACCTTTCAAAACAAAGGTATTTATTATATTGAGttgaaaaaaagggaaaaaaaggaaacaaaggtggtgaaagaagaaaaagtatGTGTTAAAAGATGGAAGACacttagagaaaatgagtgaaaaaaattaagaagtaatTAGATTATAAGAaggggtaagtacgattttggtccctaaagtttagtgccagaatcgaaaccgtccctcatctaattttggatataaaatcgtccttaacgttttttttcgtattaaaatcgtccttttcaataaatttttttgttttatttctaaactacccctatcttattttaataataaaaattataaaattaaaaaaaaaacgcgTAAAAACGCGTTGGGGGGTGGGGGGAAGAAAAGGGTATACGAAGGGGGAGAGGGAaggggagggggaagggggaaggggggagggggacggcgccAGGGAGCCTCCGTCGTCGCCGCCGTGACCTCATCGTCGCCGCCGCCTCCTCCAAaactctgatgatgatgacgatgaagggggaagggaagccGCCGTCTCGCCGTCCCGCCACTGCCTCTCCGCCCCGCCGCTGCCTCTCAACCGTTCATGCATGCTCCTCTGTTGATTTGGCTGTGTActtgaatttgttaatttattaCTTGAGTTTCTGTTtctctgtttctgtttctgtttgggGATGGGGGGAAGGGGAGGCGGGGAGGGGGGGggtgacgcggggtgggggtgcTGGGAAGGGGAGACGGAGAGGGAGGGGTGACcacggggtggggggaagggaaaACGGGGAGGGGGTGACGCAGGGTGGGGGGAAGGGAAGACGGGGAGGGGGGGTGACGCGGGGTGGGGTGGGGGTGCTGGGAAGGGAAGACGGGAGGGGGGTGACGCGGGGAAGACGGGGAGGGGGGAGGGGAGgtagggagggggagggggaaggggaaggggttTAGGGGGGAGGcagggagggggaaggggaaggggacaGGGGGGAGGGGAGgcagggagggggagggggatggcggcggcgttggtggtggtgctggtggtgctggtagtgctggtggtggtgttggtggaagttgtggcggtggtgttggtgttggtggtggtgatggtggaggaagtaattatgttggtagtggtgaaggtatttttgtccaaaaaaaaaataaaaaggacgattttaatacgaaaaaaaacgttaaggacgattttatatcCAAAATTAGATGAGGAACGGTTTCGATTCTGGCActaaactttagggaccaaaatcgtacttaccctTTATAAGAACATTTTagatattttaagttttaaataaaatcctaatgaaaataaaattccaAATTAGATCTATTTGCGTTGGAATTGATTTTGAGAGAAAACaatagaattgaattaaatttcatctaaattaatttatttgtttcaaacactgaaattaaaataaagaaaattaaattctaagagatttttttaaattaaattctatctaaactaatttaattatttttgtttttgaaattaaatttaatttttatgaaaattgaattttaagaaGTTTTTAAATACCTAAtaaatctaataatttaatatttttaactcatttttatATATTGCTGATTAATcgtaaaaagaaaatgagaaattCTATTCAGGACCTCTCACccttattttcaaattctaacttcAGATCTATTGTTAAGAAATCTACATGTCTACTATATTTAGCAGTGGACTCTGATAGAAGTATATAGGAGTATGTAGTACTATAGcgcatctattatatttattatatattattaattttataattaaaatatgttacatattatttttttattataattaaaattaaattattctctctaaaattaaaaGGTTCTACActtatttttactaattttacttttgttagaaacaagaggccaaactaaaaaaagtattttttgtatattttggtcTGATGaaaagtacaatatacaaggggtatttataggtgctaaatgaatcaaaataataaaggtatagaatcctacaattaatatacagatatactatataaatataaacgagactaattgatctaaattgattctaatgattctctaaatccctcctcaaactcaagtgggagttaAGAATACgagcttgagtttggataacaaagtccggaaacgagtcgggtgatgaactttcgtgaagatatcagcagtctgatccagtgtTCCAATAGCAATGAGACGAACAACATCAGtaaggatacgttgccgaacaaagtgacaatcaatttcaatgtgtttggtgcgttcatgaaacacatcattatgtgcaatctgaatagcactgcggttatcacaaaaaacatcagtaggagacgactgaggagcacccagatCTTGGAGGAGCCAACGAACCGAGATAACCTCAGCAGTGGTGTTAGCGAGGGCACGGtattcagcttctgtgcttgagcgagcaatgaacgtttgcttcttagcacgccaagaaatgagagcgtcgccaagaaacaaacagtaaccagtagtagaagGACGATCAGtaggatcaccagcccaatcagcatcagagtaagcctgaagagacaaagaggaatgggcagaaaaataaaggccatgaaatagagtgcctttgatgtagcgaagaatgcaaagaactgccgcatagtgagtagtacgaggagctgacaagaactggctaagtacatgaaccggataggcgatgtctggttGGGTGAtagtcaagtagacgagacctccaactaactgtcgatagagagtcagattatccaaaacagtgccatccataggggtaaatcgaacattaggctcaagaggagtagactcagtgcgactatctgtaatcccagcgcgagcaagaagatctgaagcatacttagtctgagagagatagatgccatcatcggtggagatgacctcgagaccaagaaaatagctgagagaaccaagatctttcatctcaaaggtatggtgaagtgaggccttgagatcagagataccatcaacatcatctccagtaatgatcatgtcatcaacatacaaaagtagaagaacaactccacgttcgcttttacgaatgaagagGGCATTCTCATAAGGGCTAGAAgtaaaaccaagactgcatatggtagtgctgaacttgtcaaaccattcacgaggagcttgcttaagtctaTAAAGtaccttgcgaaggagacaaaccttacTAGAAAGACAAGGATATCCAgaaggtggtttcatatagactttctttttcaaatccccattaagaaatgcattcttcacatccatctgactgagagaccattttttaactgcggcaatggcaagaagagctctaaCAGACGTAAGACGAGCGACATGAGCAAAAGTcccttcataatcaataccatactcttgcgtacaaccttgagcaaccaagcgggccttataacagtcaatagagccatcaaagcgagtcttgatcttgtatacacatctactgcccacaacttcctgatcagaaggaggatcaaccaaatcccaagtgtgtgctttttcaagtgcctgtatttcttcctACATTacttgttgccaatttgggtttgaggaggcttctctgaatgacttaagttcatgttgatgaaggatAGTAGAAAAGTAAtggtaatcaagaagatgaggaggtggattccttaccctagaagaacgagcgggaggaggaggcataatggtaggagcaggatcatcgtccGGTCTAGAATTATCGGGAGATAGAGAAGGTGGAAGAACAGGAGGCTGTGGAAGGTCACGCGAGATAGAatctgtagaatcatcactagaaAAAAGATCAATATTGGGGTTAGTAAACaaaggtgactgagtagtaggaatggactcaaaggatgagaatcgagaaaacatgtggtgctcctataagacaacatgacgagatatacgaatatgTTTggagagaggatcccaacaacgataacccttgtgttcagtgccataaccaaggaaacaacacatacgagcccgaggttcaagtttactatgttcatgaggctgaagaagaacaaaatatACACAACtaaaaactcgaagagaactataatatggggaggtatgataaagacgctcaaagggagtaacattaccaagaacagaagaatggagtctattgataacatgaacagcagtaagaacagcttcaccccaagtatgCTCAGAACACGAAGAAGAAAGGAGCATTGCACGgacggagtcaagaatgtgacggtgtttgcgttcagctctaccattttgttgagacgtaTCAGGATAAGAAAACTCAGATAAAGTaccctgttctgcaagaaaggttaagagtttggaatcacggtattcTATAGCATTATCACGTCGAAAAACCTTAATGACATtagaaaactgagttttaatcatagtatcaaagttgatatagatctgaggtaactcatggcgattagtcatcaaataaacccaagtaaaacgggaataatcattaataaaaacgacaaagtatcgagcgccgcccatagaggcagtgggagcggggccccaaacatcagggtgaatgagatcaaaaggagagcaagcaagagatgaattattgtgaaaagataaagcaggttgtttgaCAGTTTGGCAAGAAATGCAATTAAAAGATTCATATGGAACCTAACCTAAAACACCCTGAGACACAAGAGGACGCAGTTTTCCTAAGGAGGTGtgggcaagacgttgatgccataagtgaagggtagagggagaagaagcagcacagagatttggtacatgaggaatatgaagattctcgagttcaaacaaccttccgaccttatgtccagtcccgatgatttgtcccgtccgagaatcctgtacacgacaaccagaaatgGTAAAAGTGGCTTCAAAACtcagatcaacaagttgaccaacagaaaaaagattgaagtttaatttgggaatataataagtatcaggaagattaagagttgactgggatatagaacccttgtgtgttgtgtgcaagagggagccatttgcagtattgacagaaggtccatttgtagtggtagacatGGACAAGAAAATATTACGCAATGGAGACAGGTGATTAAAGCAACTCGAGTCAaagtaccatttagaattacctggaggggTCGAAAAAGCAgcaggggtattaccagaaaTGGAGAGAAGACACTGAAGAAGAGATGAaatatcagatagagagacaggAGACAAGTTGAGTGGATCAGGACGTGGTGGGCGAGTAGGACAGACAGTAATTaaatgtcccgagagcttgcaGTAACGGCAGAACAGCTATAaacaatggtagctaatatgacctttctggtggcatgtgcgacattcaacagaaGGACAGTCGGGGAATAGGTGCCCAGAACGGTTACAGTTTCGACAGAATTTATCTTTTCTGTCGGTGGTAGCAAAAACATCTGACTTTTCCATGATAGTAGTCACAAAgatcaaagagaggagagaaaacgGCAATTTCGGAGCAGAAAATGAGAAATCGGAGTGCAaaatcggaaagagctcaccaaaaaaaaTCTTAGAGAGGGTCCCATTGTCTGCCACGTTAGCTGCCACGTCGGAGGACACGTCAGCTGCCACGTCAGCACGAAGGAACACGTGGCGCTACGAGATTGGACGAGCAGGACACATCAGGGCTGACTGGGCGGGGTGACACGCGTGCAGAGGAGCGGAGCGGGTCGGGAGCGCGGGTCAATATCGGGTTGAGAGAGTAGCAGTGTGACACGTGGCAGAAGCGGAGCCGTGGATCTGAGGAGCTGATCCAACGGCGCTGGAGGTGTCTGGAAGGAGAACGGCTGAACGGGACAGGCAACTTTGGGCGGCGCGTGGCGGCACGTCCGGTGTCTTCCGGCGATGATTccggtggcgttggaaagcttgCAACGAGGAGAAGGAGAGGGTGGCggcggtgacgaaccaaagcgtcggaAGAGACTCGAAAAGTGAGGGCAAAGTACTGCCGGAAGAAACAAAAAAACGAGCTAGAAAGCAATTATTTctggaaaaaaaaatttaccctaagctcttgataccatgttagaaacaagagaccaaACTAAAGAAAGTGTTTTGTGTATATTTCGGTCTGATGAAAAGTACAATATACAAAGAGTATTTATAGGTGttaaatgaatcaaagtaataaaggcatagaatcctacaattaatatacagatatgctatataaatataaacgatactaattgatctaatgattctctaacaactttcattataattaaaatcaattttttttaaattaaacagttttttctcttctctattaatttacaactaaaatgtgtcacataTCATTCTCTCAttataattgaaatcaaatctttctctccAAAATAAAGAATTCTCCCTTCCTCCCTCTTCTTTTATCTATCCTTCTCATTCCTTCaatgactaattataaatttgacaatcaaaatatgcaatatgacattctttaattgtattaaaattaaaattaaaatataactatattatatattatactatattatatattactatctaatttaataacaaaatgtgtcacatgacacttttattaaacttaaaagaaaatattttttttcaaaattaataaacttcctTATTAAATTCTCTCAGTTacctctctccttttttttctatttctctctaccgtTCTCAttctataaataatttattatatatttatatattattatctaatttaataatcaaatgtctTACATGACactcttttattaaaattgagaagaaatattttcttccaaaattaataaattttcttcttaaattctctcatctatctgtcttcttttttctatttctctctgtCCTTCccactttatatataatttaaaatttatattttaaattagtaaattgagaaatcaaaatatatcacctgatatttttttattataattaaaataaattttttctttcaaaattaacaagCTCCTTCTCTCAAtgttcatctttatctttctctcatttttctctcattctctattttttttatctttttgttctacaaaaataaaattaacaaaataatataattcaaataaaaatattattattatatacatattttttagttttttatttagttttaaattttcactacttatctttttaatttatatttttatttctcttcttttaaatatttattaaatataatttggagagaatacaaatgttatgattaaaagttaaaatcaagattcaattatttaaaagaaaataagtttgagttaattttataactatcaatataatttttttattctaatatctaattatattttatatacatagagagaaaaaattttatttttaaataacaagcataaaaattaattatttttatttgtgcaacagacttaacaTCTAATCAAAAGTATATAAGTTaacggaaatgtttggtaaccaaagaaaatcagccaaaaacagccataacttgccttatttaacattcattaattgttgcgataattaattaatattaaataaggcaagttctggctgtttttttttttttgtctatctaGCATTACCCATAAgttaaattgtttcaaattttagataacgaatattaaaattaattattagtaataaattaaactctttcacatgaaaataataactaaaaatcttattacttaatttttttgtcacatacaatctttttataaaagtagtttaattttataaatcttttatggtataatctataatatcaaaataaaatcgacgtaatcttaaaatatttatattcattttaattacggataaaaatactagtttatatatataatctaaACGAAGTTAGTGACATGTCAATTAATATCAAATTACCATCAGAGTCTAAGATGGCATCAGCAACAAGGTTGGAGGCGTTATACTGCAACACAAACACTGATGCTGCCGCAGGCCAAAAGAATGCACCTTTGATTCCCACTTTCCTTGCAACTTCCAAAGCCCAACCCATGAACACATCAGCAACAACGCAAGTTACTTTAATgccctcattcaattgaagatcTTCTATCAGCTTCTCAAGCTCTGAAGGCATGGTCCTCGACATGGAGTCACATAACTCTCCTAGATTGACTCTGTCATGGTCAGGTCCCAACCCATCTGGGATTGCCACCAATTTTATTGTTGAAGATGATCCATTGTTGTTCTCCATGGATCTCACTACTCTCTTATGGGTGAAATCTGAGTTGACAAAGATGACATGGCATCCATGATCAACCAGCTTATGTGAAAGGATCATCATGGGGTTTACATGCCCTTGACCTGGAGCTGGTAGAACTAGCACTGTTGGGGTGCTCATCAtgatgattatttatttattttttcacttttaattttgtgTTCAAATGACAATCAGTTTGATTATTCTGCCGTTCTTTATTTATCATTCGGTTTTACTGTTTTAGATGTAGCTATGTATTCCTTGGTGTACGgagattttttagatttttccaaGGAATGTGCGGACGTGTGGTCAGTATTTCACTCAGCCACACTCTCTAAGTCTatcctcttttattattattttaatataaaaaaaatctaaaataaccAACACCATATctaactaatattttaataaatcaattaattttacaGAAAAGTTCTCCATACAAGCGATTAGGACTTGTAAGCATTACAAGTTAATTAACCATTAATCCCCAAAACGTGCTGCAAGTGTTACGTcccttacacgcgctatataaagaTTCTGTGTATATATAActacaaaatttaaaagatttgtttccttcttcgttctccttctttttaaatttgttctccttcttctcgcgcgtctacCCCTGctttttcgatcgttcttttctcctcctttctcactggtttgttcttcgtTATTAACGTTAGTTCCTCTCTCTGTAACTCTAGCTTCATTTTCTTTCGATtttctggtttctgaaatcaaaatttgaactcGTTTTAAAGATAATAGatgattcaagttcagattgtcagctgaatcaggacgaagtggattatgaatttaaatctaacgaagttcctgaggtttgattcacatacgattactctgaattttgttgcagttatttgtatagcattgtgtagctgaataattcgtgaacattgactgtgaaattAACGCGTGAACATAAATCTGTTGATTGAATCTaagtattagttttgattaattatctgtaatttatagcagacgctcgggtgtagatcagaattttttgggtgtatttttgggagaagtgtgggtgtatttacagtttatggattttttgttattttagttgagttgttgtcgttcgggtgtattatatcagacatgattgagtgtatttttagtttttgacatggtgtattctgcagcctgtgtatttacagtttatggctttttttgttattttagtttagttgttgtcgttcgggtgtattagatcaaacatgattgggtgtatttttagtttttgacatggtgtattctgcagtctctctctgttgttgatgaccagtttgttccgaaggttagaatgacctttaccacccttgaagatgctggaaaattttacaggaactacgccaaggctgcaggtttttctacaagagttcggagcacaaataggaaggaaaacgagattaagaatcaattgattacatgtagcagagagggaaaatagaaatctaaaatatctccgaccgagaagacaaattcgacagccggtttaaactgtcctgcaagaatttatatacacacattgaaggatgttggtgcttggatcatttcaaatgttgtgctggatcattcacacccttgctgtccaagtaaagcagagatgctcaaacagcacagggaactaagcatgtccattcgtcgtacaatagagaataacgaagaaGCTGGTATTAGActaagcaaaacttaccaatcatttgttgcggctgccaggggtcaccgcgagttaaattttattgaaaaggatgcgaggaattacattacgagagaagtgcataatgtttctgaacaagaagatgcaaaggaatttggaaaatatttgttaagaatgaaagagaagaatcataatttcttttttgagtttgaactcgaggaggatcaatcgattaagctgactttttgggccgatgcaagaagcagagctgcctttgagtatttcagaaatgttattttatttgacactacctacaatacaaacaggtaataaactgtccctgtttatgatgctaaattaatgtttTTTATGAATCTGCcacagaggtgtatattgggttTTTTTGGGTGTATACAAAGCATTTGTTGGGTGTACGTAATGATTTTTCATTCTGCACTAttgtaatttgtttcaggtataatttggtttgtggttcttttgtcggggtgaattaccacggtcagtcaatacttcttggatgctctttgatgaaaaacgaagaaattgaatcattcaaatggttatttcaatgttggcttcgttgcatgggaggaaatgctccgaaaggatttctcaccgatcaatgcgcatcaatgaaaagggctttagaggcttgtatgccaacaacaattcaccgttggtgtatttggcacatcatgaagaagattccaagcaaattaaacgggtacaagggacatgtagaaattgaacaagaaatgagccaagttgtttggaactctcatagtaaagactcatttgataggaattagaatgattttctgctgaattttggtcttgtggacaacaagtggctttcaggtaatgtttgtttaaaataTGCAGCAGATGtgtaaattgaatttttttcgggtgtatttatagtctgtgttcgggtgtattctgcagatctctATGAAGACTGTCATATATGGGTttcaatctatctggatcaccacttctgggcagagATGAGAAACACATAAAaaagcgagagcatgcattcattttttaacaagtttattacccgGAACAACTCGCTTAttcaatttgtcaaacaatacgataattgcctcggaagcagggagcaagcagagagagaatcagatgctgcagattttcatacggtcataccgtgtgcaaccaaatcctccattgaagctcagtttcaagatgtgt is a window encoding:
- the LOC112784620 gene encoding uncharacterized mitochondrial protein AtMg00810 isoform X2, encoding MDVKNAFLNGDLKKKVYMKPPSGYPCLSSKVCLLRKVLYRLKQAPREWFDKFSTTICSLGFTSSPYENALFIRKSERGVVLLLLYVDDMIITGDDVDGISDLKASLHHTFEMKDLGSLSYFLGLEVISTDDGIYLSQTKYASDLLARAGITDSRTESTPLEPNVRFTPMDGTVLDNLTLYRQLVGGLVYLTITQPDIAYPVHVLSQFLSAPRTTHYAAVLCILRYIKGTLFHGLYFSAHSSLSLQAYSDADWAGDPTDRPSTTGYCLFLGDALISWRAKKQTFIARSSTEAEYRALANTTAEVISVRWLLQDLGAPQSSPTDVFCDNRSAIQIAHNDVFHERTKHIEIDCHFVRQRILTDVVRLIAIGTLDQTADIFTKVHHPTRFRTLLSKLKLVFLTPT